DNA sequence from the Sulfurimonas sp. HSL3-7 genome:
AGAAGCTCCCCTTGGTGGCGCTTGTCAAACGCGTTCCACTCCGGAAAATAGTCTCTGATAATGGTGAACCTGGCGATCCCTTTTTCGTCTGTTCTGATCTTTTTGACCCAGCCGCTCCCCGTCGATACGGTGATCTCCGCGTCGACAAGAGGGCTGTTTTTGAAGAGTGCCTGAAAGGCAAGCTCGTCGCCCATGGCGTGTCTGTAGAAGAAGCTCTCCTCTCTGTCGTTTTTGATTCTCAGCAGGTCTATTTTCGTCCTATCGGTATAGAGCGCTCTTTTTACCTCTTGCGTATAACGTTCTTCACTCCCGTGGCGACCGTTAAGATACTCCAGTTTTGCGACTTTGTAGAAGAGCTTTCCGTCTCTTACTAGCTCATTTTTGGCATAAATGGTGTAATAACCGTTTCTTGGAACCTCAAAAATGTATGCCGCACCGCTGAGCGGGTGGTCAACCTTTGCATCTTTCAGATTTTGCTCCGTATCGTAGTAAAAAACCTCGATATCCGTCGCCGGCACCGTTCTCTTCTCTTTGAGATCGTCTCCGTACGCCAGCCATGATTTTTTTGTCGGAACGGCACCTTTACCGCCGGCGCCATGTGATCCCATACCGCCGCCATACGCCTTTGCTTTTTGCGCGGGATCGCTCAGCGTGAAGTAGATCGGCGCGTCATCTTTCAGCTTCACGGCCGGCCATTCTGCTGTCGCGGCAGGTTTGGCTCGGTTTGTCCCGCCGTGCATAGTGCTTTTGGCACCGTGGCTTCCGTGTCCGCCCTGTTTCGCGCCGTAGGTCTTGAAGACATAACCTGAGTAGGCGTTCAGACCGATAAAAAAGAAGATCAGTAACGAGGCAAAAACATAGCCGAATATCTTTCTTACCCGTGAAGCCTCGATCAGTTTCAGGCGTTTGTAGATCAAGATAAACGCCCAGACAACGCCGATCCATTTGAGCAGGCCGAAATAACCGAGCCAGCCGTCACCCCGGTGTGCCAACGGCGAGACCTCTGCGACAAAACCGAAAGCCTGCGCAAAACCGGTTACGATCTCCTGGTAATCATGTGTAAAAAAGCTACCCAGCGTATGGCCCAGCGAGCCCAAAATAAAAAGCGGTGCATAGCCGTAACCCAGTGTCGAAAAGGTGGTCGAATACTCTTTTTTCAGTGTCTTTGATGCCAAAAAAAGTCCGAGCATGGAGAAAAAGACGGTCAACAGCAGCGCGTAGCCAAAGGCGAATCCGCCCGCGTATTCACTCATCCCAAAGTATTCGGCCGTCCTGTTCCAGATCATCGTGTCGGCGATGTTGGTTCGGTTAAGTCCATGGGCAAAACTCATCGAGATAGGAATGGAACCCAGTATAAGGATGTAGGTCCATACCTCTGCATTCAGGGTCTTGAACTTGCTGAAAAGCTGCTCTGAGGGTTTCGTGATCGAAAACTTCACCGCTTCACAGGCCCCGGCACACTCCATGCAGAGCGTACAGTCATCGGCCTGGTTCTTCTTCGCAAAACTGAAAGGCTTGAGGTTGTACGGGCATGCCGAGGCGCACTCAAAGGTCCGGCACTCACTGCAGCTGTCGGTATAGGTCTCCAGCTTTGTAAAAGAGAGCTTGTCGTACGCTCTGGTCAGGGTGCCGATAGGGCAGATATATTTACAGTAGCTCATCTCTTTGTAGAGGTAGTAGAAGAGAAAAGCGAGCAGCGTCATCCCGCTGAACATCGCCGCTGTCGCAAGCGGCGATTTCCAGAACGAAGGGAAGGTGTAGTAGATGCCCCACCACCCGATAACGAGCAGAAGAATACCGATGTAGCGGTTCTGCATCCATTTGGGCATCGTTTTTTTAAGCCCGAGTTTCGTGATATATTTTCCAAAAAAACCGTGCGGACAGATGCCGCAGAAGATCCGTCCGAAGCTCGGCAGCGTCGCCACCATAAAAAGTGCCCAGAAGATGCCCCAGAAAAGTGCTCCCGTAAAGATATTCTCTTTGCCCGGATGGGCAAAACCGAAATAGAGCGCATAGAAGAAGAATGCCGCTACGACGACTCTGAGCGTCATTAAGAAGGTTCTGTTTTTAAACAGAAAGCCCAAAAGAGGTTTGTCAAAAAGATCGTTTTTGTCTCTTTTTATAAAATCTACCATTGTCTACCTTTTTTTACAGTCTGATCTGACCGTTTACTATCAAAATACCGACAGCCGTCAAAAGCAGCGCTGCCGTGATCTCAATGCCCTTCGTATATCTTTTGAACTCTGTCAACAGCCCCCGCACGACATTGGAAAGAAAAAATCCGTAAAACAGAAACGGCACAAGCACCGCACCCGCCCCGAAAGATACCCCCATGCCGACAGCGTTCAAAACAGAGCCGCTGTTCGCACTCAATGCGACAAGGGTCAAAACGGGGGCGCACGGGTTTATCGAGACCAGTGCGCCGATCCCGAACAGCCCGAACAGGCTCTCTGTATGCTTTTTAGGTGCAGTTGGATTGGAGGTGCAGGCTTTTCTCTTGCTGTAAAAGACCCTGTAGAACATAAAAAGGCCCATAACCAATGTCACTGTCCCCAAAATCCCTTGGAACAGTGCGTTATCGTCGAGTACCGCTTTGACAAATCCCGCACCGCCCAAGGCTAAAACAGCGATCACACTGTAGGTAAAGATGCGGCCGAGGCTAAAGGGTAAAATGACACGCATAGACTGTTTCACACTCTCTGCGTTGGTCACCAGAAGAGGTGTCAGAAAGGGCATGCAGGCAAACATACAGGCCGTACTGCCGTAAGAGAGCCCGACAATAAATAGCGAGAAAAAGGTCATGCTCTGCATGCTGGACTACTTAAAACCGGATTCTAAGCCCTGCATAATAGGCTCTTGGCGGTGCGACCCGGATCGTCGCATCTGTCTCCATCTCCGCGAGAGCAGAAGAGTTTATGTTCACAAATTGGTAATAGTTTTTGTTCAACAGGTTGTCGATCCGTCCAAAGATCTCGAACATCTCGTTAAAGCGGTACTCACCTCTGAGGTTCATAACGGCGTATCCGGGCATTTCATGTTCATTCACTTCATCTGCGTAGTAACTGCTTTTTGCGTAAACCTCTGCCGAGATCAATGCCGCTTCAGTCGGCTTGTAATGCAGCGTAAAGTCTATCATGTGTTTGGAGGTCCTCGGAACGCGGTTTCCGGAAAGGTCTTTTCGCGTATATTCAGCTGTTAGTGGTCTATATGGACCGTCAGGATCTTCGGTAACCTGCTGGGATAACACATATCTGGTAAAGACCGCATCAAGGTAGGTGTATGCCAGATCGAACGAGAACATCCTGCTTCTGTCACTGTTCATCGAGAGTTCGAAACCCCGGCTTCGCATGTCGCCGACATTGTCATAATTGCTCTCATTTTCATCGTCGGAAGTGATATAGTTACCCGCAATCCTGCCGATATAATCTTTTCTGTCAAGCTGATAGACCGACGCATTATAGGCCAGTGTTGAAACGCTGCCTCGTGCCCCCAGTTCGTAGTTGTAGGTCGTCTCGACGCCGATCTCCGAAGGGATATCAAGAGCAGGATCAGCTGCCAGAGCGACATTGTTCACACTCATCTGATAGGCGGTCGGTGTTCTGAAGCCTGTCGAGAAGTTGGCGTACAAGGCGTTGTTCCCAGAGAGCGCATAGTTTAGTCCGGCGCGGTATGAAGGGACTTTATAGGTCGGACTAACATTGTTCGTACTGTCTGTATTGTCAATATATTCTTGCCCGATATAGTCGTATCTGAAGTTGAACGTTGTCGTCAGACTTTCGGTCAATTGATAGATCAGCTCGGTATAGACGGCATTGATCGCCTCTTTTGTCTCATAATCGCTGGTCAACGTTCCGTCGGCAGCCAAATAACGTAACTCATCCGTCGTATTTCGCTGCAGGTCAACACCGCCCATCAGCGCCAATGGACCAAAAACCGTTCGGTATTCGCCCTTGGCCCCGTCCTGATTCCACACTTCGTTCGCATCATATTTCAGACGTGCCGATTTGTAGCTTTTGTCATCCCGGTACTTGTGCAGCTGCAGCATCAGGTTCGACTCCTCTCCAAAGTCTTTTGAGTAGCTCGCAAACGCTTTGATCAGGTCACTGTCATAATAGCCGGTGTAGGAGTACTCTCCCGCGCTTTTCGGGTTTTCCTCCGCTTCGATCGTGCCACTTACGCTGTTGCCATCCCCTGTTTTTCGATTGGTATAATCAAGGCCGACGGTCACATCGCTGGTCTCGTCAATGTAGTAGGTATATTTTCCGTTAGCCGATTTAATCGTCGAATAGGCATCATCCCAGTAGCCATCGGTGTCTCTATAACTCGCTTGGAGCTGCAGCGCCGAATTCCCCAAGCTCTGGTTGGTCGTCGCCAACACCCGCTTTGAATTAAAACTTCCCAGCTCACCCTCTATTTTAGAAGCGCTTTTGCCTTTCGGTTTTTTCGTGGTAATGACGATCGCACCGGCAAGAGCATCGTTTCCGTAGAGATACGACGCCCCGCCCTTGATCACCTTGATCGATTCAATATTATCGAGGTCAACATTGATCCGACCTGCCGTCTCCTGGACCGGTACCCCGTCAATAACAACCGCCACACCCGGTTTTTCACCCATGTAATTCTGGTTGTCGATACCCCTGATATGTATTTTTACCTCAGCCGTGCCTACGTTGGAGAGTGTCACACCCGGTACACCGACAAGAATATCACCAAGGGTCTTCGGATTGATCTCTTCAACCTCTTCACCACTGATAACAGCGACACTCGAGACCTCTGTTTTTGTATCCAGTTTATCGTCGATCGTTGACGATTCGACCTGGATGGTCCCAAGATCTGCGGCAGAAAGGTTGATCGCCAATGCACAAACAGCTGAAAAATAGATCTTCTTGTTCATATATTCCCCTTGTCTATAGTAATTTTCAAAGTTGGCAAGTTTAATAGGAGAGTGTTAATTTTATGTTAATTTTTTATTATTAGACTAATTTTATTTTTTAAGTAAATCACAATTTTCTACAAAAAATAATCTTTTTACCTATATGAAGATTGAAAAACAATATTTTCAAACCATAATCATGAATCTTCACAGTCATGCGTTAACATTCTCTTAACAACGTCACACTATGATTTCGGTACTAAAAAGGATACTACTATGAAAAAAACAGCCGCCCTACTCCTGTTTGCGACATCGCTCTTTGCCGTTGACGGCTACAAGGTCTATCAGGAGAACTGTAAACAATGCCATATCGAAATGATCTCGAAAACCGAGACCCTCAAGACATTTAAGACACTCAAGGCACCGCCGATGGTCGAGGTCTCAAAACAGCTCAAAAGCAATATCAGAATTGGGGATGATGATGAAGATGTACACCGTTTCACGGTGCTCTCTTTCATCAAGGAGTATGTCAAAAAGCCCTCTCTGGACTACAGTATGTGCAATCCGGGGGCCATAGACCGCTTCGGCATTATGCCGGCGCAGACCCAGCTGAGCGAAGAGGAGCGTC
Encoded proteins:
- a CDS encoding TonB-dependent receptor, which encodes MNKKIYFSAVCALAINLSAADLGTIQVESSTIDDKLDTKTEVSSVAVISGEEVEEINPKTLGDILVGVPGVTLSNVGTAEVKIHIRGIDNQNYMGEKPGVAVVIDGVPVQETAGRINVDLDNIESIKVIKGGASYLYGNDALAGAIVITTKKPKGKSASKIEGELGSFNSKRVLATTNQSLGNSALQLQASYRDTDGYWDDAYSTIKSANGKYTYYIDETSDVTVGLDYTNRKTGDGNSVSGTIEAEENPKSAGEYSYTGYYDSDLIKAFASYSKDFGEESNLMLQLHKYRDDKSYKSARLKYDANEVWNQDGAKGEYRTVFGPLALMGGVDLQRNTTDELRYLAADGTLTSDYETKEAINAVYTELIYQLTESLTTTFNFRYDYIGQEYIDNTDSTNNVSPTYKVPSYRAGLNYALSGNNALYANFSTGFRTPTAYQMSVNNVALAADPALDIPSEIGVETTYNYELGARGSVSTLAYNASVYQLDRKDYIGRIAGNYITSDDENESNYDNVGDMRSRGFELSMNSDRSRMFSFDLAYTYLDAVFTRYVLSQQVTEDPDGPYRPLTAEYTRKDLSGNRVPRTSKHMIDFTLHYKPTEAALISAEVYAKSSYYADEVNEHEMPGYAVMNLRGEYRFNEMFEIFGRIDNLLNKNYYQFVNINSSALAEMETDATIRVAPPRAYYAGLRIRF
- a CDS encoding 4Fe-4S binding protein codes for the protein MVDFIKRDKNDLFDKPLLGFLFKNRTFLMTLRVVVAAFFFYALYFGFAHPGKENIFTGALFWGIFWALFMVATLPSFGRIFCGICPHGFFGKYITKLGLKKTMPKWMQNRYIGILLLVIGWWGIYYTFPSFWKSPLATAAMFSGMTLLAFLFYYLYKEMSYCKYICPIGTLTRAYDKLSFTKLETYTDSCSECRTFECASACPYNLKPFSFAKKNQADDCTLCMECAGACEAVKFSITKPSEQLFSKFKTLNAEVWTYILILGSIPISMSFAHGLNRTNIADTMIWNRTAEYFGMSEYAGGFAFGYALLLTVFFSMLGLFLASKTLKKEYSTTFSTLGYGYAPLFILGSLGHTLGSFFTHDYQEIVTGFAQAFGFVAEVSPLAHRGDGWLGYFGLLKWIGVVWAFILIYKRLKLIEASRVRKIFGYVFASLLIFFFIGLNAYSGYVFKTYGAKQGGHGSHGAKSTMHGGTNRAKPAATAEWPAVKLKDDAPIYFTLSDPAQKAKAYGGGMGSHGAGGKGAVPTKKSWLAYGDDLKEKRTVPATDIEVFYYDTEQNLKDAKVDHPLSGAAYIFEVPRNGYYTIYAKNELVRDGKLFYKVAKLEYLNGRHGSEERYTQEVKRALYTDRTKIDLLRIKNDREESFFYRHAMGDELAFQALFKNSPLVDAEITVSTGSGWVKKIRTDEKGIARFTIIRDYFPEWNAFDKRHQGELLVTLTHAPRADETYILTYPVYFYPNSSDYESYGYALMLITLAFLISGTVVYRFRRNRTKPFSELRYEA
- a CDS encoding sulfite exporter TauE/SafE family protein, with product MQSMTFFSLFIVGLSYGSTACMFACMPFLTPLLVTNAESVKQSMRVILPFSLGRIFTYSVIAVLALGGAGFVKAVLDDNALFQGILGTVTLVMGLFMFYRVFYSKRKACTSNPTAPKKHTESLFGLFGIGALVSINPCAPVLTLVALSANSGSVLNAVGMGVSFGAGAVLVPFLFYGFFLSNVVRGLLTEFKRYTKGIEITAALLLTAVGILIVNGQIRL